One Bombus fervidus isolate BK054 chromosome 7, iyBomFerv1, whole genome shotgun sequence genomic region harbors:
- the LOC139989088 gene encoding uncharacterized protein yields MRLVYITCVLLATAISCIAADNAATTQGDTKSISQQTVDLVNSTAPIKNSSSPAAPVKDSVKDSSTNVTKNADANDNITSTVATIPVTTTNTTIGNKTKADTTPDSDHGTESTNSTTTTTTTSTPTTSSITTKQTPTPEKSTSTTIVTPTTTNNTTPIVSSTPITTPVPSSTKVAPPYRERQFDGLSFLGGIILATCLMAIGVLSWKFYRTFNEQNYRTL; encoded by the exons ATGAGATTAGTGTATATAACCTGCGTTTTATTAGCTACGGCAATTAGCTGCATCGCGGCTGACAATG CTGCTACAACTCAAGGAGATACTAAATCTATCAGTCAGCAGACAGTGGATCTAGTCAATAGTACTGCACCTATTAAAAATTCCTCGAGTCCTGCTGCACCAGTTAAGGATTCTGTTAAGGATTCTAGTACCAATGTAACTAAAAATGCCGATGCCAATGACAATATCACCAGTACCGTCGCTACTATTCCTGTTACTACTACTAACACCACTATTGGTAACAAAACAAAAGCTGATACTACTCCTGACAGTGATCACGGTACAGAATCCACCAATTCAACAACAACTACAACAACAACTTCAACACCTACAACTTCGTCAATAACAACCAAACAAACACCTACGCCTGAAAAATCTACATCTACGACTATAGTTACACCTACTACTACGAACAATACAACACCTATTGTTTCATCAACACCTATAACTACTCCAGTTCCATCATCGACAAAAGTTGCTCCACCTTATAGAGAACGACAGTTTGATGGACTCAGCTTTTTAG GTGGCATCATTTTAGCTACATGTTTAATGGCAATCGGTGTACTCTCTTGGAAATTCTATAGAACATTCAATGAACAAAACTACCGCACGCTATGA
- the Toll-7 gene encoding toll-like receptor 7, which translates to MTAKYVFITLMNAAFLCLASSILSESAGASCKWLSEGGNDTRSADCTLRVLDPGAITGLVASLDGALKLRIRCSDVHHFESSFNAHSWQRLTSLHELHVHGCKVLRIPEGAFQPLLELKKLTVQTFNAVWGASRFLELAPDSFHGLRELHTLEIVESNVQALPAKLLCSLDNLQTLNLTENRLHDVSDIGLNRRGGDSVEGMEVVEGTDGIDDDSPPCRADIRILDLSRNEITRLQENSPLLGLRQLQELHLQRNSIVEIASDALQGLTVLRTFNASYNSLDSLPEGLFASTRELREIHLAYNGLRDLPRGIFTRLEQLLVLNLAGNRLGSDRVDETTFLGLIRLIVLDLSYNMLTHIDARMFKDLFFLQILDLRNNTIDRIESNAFLPLYNLHTLELSDNKLHTVGAQLFNGLFVLNRLTLSGNAIASIDPLAFRNCSDLKELDLSGNELTAVPDALRDLALLKTLDLGENRISNFYNGSFRNLDQLTGLRLIGNDIGNLSRGMLWDLPNLQILNLARNKVQHVERYAFERNVRLEAIRLDGNFLSDINGVFTNIASLLLLNLSENHIEWFDYAFIPGNLKWLDIHGNFIESLGNYYKIRDSKVKTLDASHNRVTELSPLSVPDSVELLFINNNYISLVRPNTFRDKENLTRVDMYANMIETMELTSLLLTKVPEDRALPEFYIGGNPFNCNCSMDWLPAINNQTSTREYPRIMDLDNVMCRTSGPRGVAIVSASTARSEQFLCRYEAHCFALCHCCDFDACDCEMTCPAGCKCYNDRTWNTNAVDCSGLTVEEIPRRIPMDATEVYLDGNVLRELQNHVFIGRKNMRVLYVNASGIESIQNRTFNGLNNLQILHLEDNRIRELKGFEFERLSHLRELYLQNNLIGFIGNLTFLPLRSLEILRLSGNRLVTFPVWQVTLNARLVELSLGSNPWSCRCKFLQELSSWVSDNAHKVVDASDVWCYYGGDARPAYRRRLNVNETVCSDYFSQGGVIESIMVSDYLPLVAATLSAVLVLLVIVVLAFIFREPVGAWAYSKYGLRFLRSGKPSGKSSGTATMPAAAAPMAAACCDADRERLYDCYVCYSPNDEDFVVHSLAMELEHGTAGFRLCLHHRDLPCVLRASAPAPIVLEAVDASRRVLIVLTRNFVQTEWSRFEFRAALHEALRGRAAQLIVVQAGHACPEVERDPELRPYLRTAAAILTWGEKRFWERLRYAIPSSVNTMMNPADISVESKSSPLVYKRNINTYTLDCVGSEKTSMSTLRAQERGQRSLFKDSSSSPTTALMLQHAPPAYSCGTVSMPQQQLPPLSPQPRLTVNHAYRDAVTVPGSNLIGTNNTTISSGSSEDHRRPLSEHIYSSIDSDYSTLERTAWRQQQPPPPPPPPSSGQAYLV; encoded by the coding sequence ATGACAGCGAAGTATGTTTTTATCACGCTGATGAACGCGGCTTTCCTTTGCCTGGCATCAAGTATACTCTCGGAATCGGCCGGAGCTTCCTGCAAGTGGTTGTCAGAGGGTGGGAACGACACGCGGTCCGCGGACTGCACCCTTCGAGTGTTGGATCCTGGCGCGATCACCGGTCTGGTTGCGTCGCTCGACGGCGCTCTCAAGCTACGGATACGTTGCAGCGACGTCCATCACTTCGAGAGTAGCTTCAATGCTCACAGTTGGCAACGTTTGACCAGCTTGCACGAATTGCACGTGCATGGCTGTAAGGTACTGCGGATACCAGAGGGTGCGTTTCAACCGCTTCTCGAGCTGAAGAAACTGACCGTGCAAACGTTCAACGCGGTATGGGGTGCCAGCCGTTTTCTCGAACTCGCGCCGGACTCTTTCCACGGTTTGCGCGAATTACATACTTTGGAAATCGTGGAGAGCAACGTGCAAGCGTTACCAGCGAAACTACTCTGCTCGCTGGATAATCTGCAAACGTTGAATTTAACGGAGAATCGTTTGCACGACGTGAGCGACATCGGATTAAATCGACGCGGTGGCGACTCGGTCGAAGGAATGGAAGTAGTCGAGGGAACCGACGGGATCGACGACGATTCGCCACCGTGTCGCGCGGACATTCGAATTCTAGATCTGTCGCGTAACGAGATCACGCGTTTACAAGAGAACAGCCCGTTGCTTGGCCTTCGTCAGCTGCAAGAGTTGCACCTGCAGCGGAACTCGATCGTCGAAATTGCCAGTGACGCGCTCCAAGGGTTGACCGTATTGCGTACGTTTAACGCCAGCTATAATTCGTTGGACTCGTTGCCCGAAGGTTTGTTCGCCAGTACGAGGGAGCTTCGAGAGATACACCTGGCGTACAACGGGCTCCGCGACCTGCCCAGGGGTATATTCACCCGGCTGGAGCAGCTGCTCGTGCTAAATCTTGCGGGCAATCGACTCGGCAGTGACCGCGTCGACGAGACTACGTTTCTCGGACTGATTCGGCTGATCGTTCTCGACCTCTCTTACAACATGCTGACGCACATCGACGCGCGTATGTTCAAGGACCTATTCTTCCTACAGATCCTCGATCTTAGGAACAATACGATCGATCGGATCGAGAGCAACGCTTTTCTCCCACTTTACAATTTGCATACCCTCGAGCTGTCCGACAACAAGCTTCACACCGTGGGAGCGCAACTGTTCAACGGTCTGTTTGTTCTGAATCGGCTGACGTTGTCCGGCAACGCGATCGCCAGCATCGATCCGCTCGCGTTTCGCAACTGTTCGGACCTGAAGGAACTGGATCTGAGTGGTAACGAGCTTACGGCGGTGCCGGACGCGTTACGCGACCTCGCTCTCCTGAAAACCCTCGACTTGGGCGAGAATCGGATTAGCAATTTCTACAACGGCTCGTTCCGCAATCTGGATCAACTGACGGGCCTGCGACTGATCGGCAACGACATCGGCAATCTGTCGCGCGGCATGCTGTGGGATCTACCGAATCTGCAGATTCTGAATTTAGCTAGAAACAAGGTGCAACACGTCGAGAGATACGCCTTCGAACGGAACGTGCGACTCGAAGCTATTAGACTCGATGGAAACTTCCTATCCGACATAAACGGCGTTTTCACCAATATCGCCAGTTTGTTGCTGCTCAATCTGTCGGAGAATCATATCGAGTGGTTCGACTACGCGTTCATACCTGGCAACTTGAAATGGTTGGATATACACGGGAATTTCATCGAAAGCTTGGGCAACTATTACAAGATTCGCGACTCGAAGGTGAAGACCTTGGACGCCAGCCACAACCGTGTTACCGAGTTGTCCCCGTTGTCCGTGCCGGACAGCGTAGAGTTGCTGTTCATAAATAACAACTACATCAGCCTGGTACGACCCAACACGTTCAGGGACAAGGAGAACCTGACCAGGGTCGACATGTACGCGAACATGATCGAGACAATGGAGCTGACGTCGTTGCTGTTGACCAAGGTACCGGAAGATCGAGCCCTGCCGGAGTTCTACATCGGTGGAAATCCGTTCAACTGCAACTGTTCGATGGATTGGCTGCCAGCGATCAACAATCAGACATCGACCAGGGAGTATCCACGTATCATGGACTTGGACAATGTAATGTGTCGTACATCCGGACCACGTGGCGTAGCCATTGTGTCCGCGTCAACGGCCAGGTCCGAGCAGTTCCTCTGCCGCTACGAGGCTCATTGTTTCGCTCTGTGCCATTGCTGTGATTTCGACGCGTGCGACTGTGAGATGACCTGCCCGGCAGGTTGCAAGTGCTACAACGACCGCACGTGGAACACGAACGCCGTCGATTGCTCCGGCCTGACCGTCGAGGAGATACCGCGGCGGATCCCGATGGACGCGACCGAGGTCTACTTGGACGGGAACGTGTTGCGCGAGTTGCAGAACCACGTGTTCATAGGACGTAAGAACATGCGAGTGCTGTACGTGAACGCCAGTGGCATCGAATCGATCCAGAACCGTACGTTCAATGGGCTGAACAATCTGCAGATCCTTCATCTGGAAGACAATCGGATACGCGAACTGAAGGGGTTCGAATTCGAACGGTTGTCCCACCTGCGCGAACTCTATCTGCAAAACAATCTGATCGGATTCATCGGTAACCTGACCTTCCTGCCGTTGCGTTCGCTCGAAATATTGAGACTCAGTGGAAATCGATTGGTGACTTTCCCGGTATGGCAGGTTACTCTGAACGCTCGCCTCGTCGAGCTGTCTCTCGGCAGCAACCCGTGGTCCTGTCGATGCAAGTTCTTGCAAGAACTGTCCTCGTGGGTTTCCGACAACGCGCATAAGGTGGTGGACGCGAGCGACGTTTGGTGCTACTACGGGGGGGACGCGAGGCCAGCGTACAGGCGCCGTTTGAACGTCAACGAAACGGTCTGTTCCGATTACTTTTCTCAAGGTGGCGTCATCGAGAGTATCATGGTCTCCGATTACTTGCCTCTGGTGGCCGCAACGCTCTCGGCGGTGCTGGTTCTTCTGGTGATCGTCGTGCTCGCCTTTATATTCCGCGAACCGGTCGGTGCGTGGGCGTACTCCAAGTACGGTTTACGGTTTCTGCGGTCCGGCAAACCGTCGGGCAAGTCGAGCGGAACCGCGACGATGCCGGCCGCGGCTGCACCGATGGCCGCCGCGTGCTGCGACGCCGATCGCGAACGCCTCTACGATTGTTACGTTTGCTATAGTCCGAACGACGAGGATTTCGTGGTGCATTCGTTGGCGATGGAACTGGAGCACGGCACCGCAGGATTTCGGCTGTGCCTGCATCATCGCGACTTACCATGCGTACTTCGTGCTTCCGCACCGGCCCCGATCGTCTTGGAAGCGGTTGACGCGTCCCGCCGTGTCCTCATCGTTCTTACTCGTAACTTTGTGCAAACCGAATGGTCCCGTTTCGAGTTTCGCGCGGCGCTTCACGAAGCACTCCGGGGACGAGCGGCGCAGTTGATCGTCGTTCAAGCGGGACACGCGTGCCCGGAAGTGGAACGCGATCCCGAACTACGACCGTACCTTCGAACCGCGGCTGCGATCCTTACGTGGGGCGAGAAGAGGTTCTGGGAACGTCTCCGATACGCGATACCGTCATCGGTCAATACGATGATGAATCCCGCCGATATATCCGTCGAGAGTAAATCGTCGCCCCTCGTTTACAAGCGTAACATCAACACGTACACGTTGGACTGTGTCGGTAGCGAGAAGACAAGCATGTCGACGCTACGCGCCCAAGAACGTGGCCAACGATCCCTCTTTAAAGACTCGTCGTCCTCGCCAACGACCGCGTTGATGTTGCAACACGCGCCGCCCGCCTATTCTTGCGGCACGGTTTCCATGCCTCAACAACAGCTGCCACCTTTGTCGCCGCAGCCTAGGCTGACCGTCAATCACGCCTATCGAGACGCGGTTACCGTGCCAGGTAGCAATCTCATCGGCACCAACAACACCACCATCAGCAGCGGCAGCAGCGAGGATCATAGGAGACCGCTGTCCGAGCACATATACTCGTCCATCGACTCGGATTATTCCACGCTGGAGAGAACCGCCTGGAGACAGCAACAACCGCCGCCTCCGCCACCGCCACCATCTTCCGGCCAGGCCTATCTCGTCTAG